The proteins below are encoded in one region of Polynucleobacter sp. AP-Elch-400A-B2:
- the selD gene encoding selenide, water dikinase SelD, producing MTTPYNGRLTSLSHGGGCGCKIAPGVLSDILKASPMRNLPAALLAGSDNNEDAAVYQINENQAIVATTDFFMPVVDDPFEFGRIAATNAISDIYAMGAQPLFALALLGMPIQVLPLEVIQQVTAGGESVCNDAGIMIAGGHSIDTVEPIYGLVAIGIVDPKKLKRNSGAQAGDSIILSKPLGVGILSAALKKEVLSDAGYKEMIALTTKLNKPGVALSQLDGVHALTDVTGFGLAGHLLEMARGSNLMAQIHWDAIPVVQEAIEHVKADIFTGASTRNWAGYGKEIQLAGNLELWQQNVLTDPQTSGGLLISCAPEQEAEVLSILNLGGFASAQKIGQFVAGTGLSVN from the coding sequence ATGACTACACCTTATAACGGCCGTCTTACCTCTTTATCTCATGGTGGAGGCTGTGGGTGCAAGATTGCACCCGGCGTCTTAAGTGACATCCTCAAAGCATCCCCGATGCGCAATCTACCCGCTGCTTTATTGGCGGGTTCTGACAACAATGAAGATGCTGCCGTTTATCAGATTAATGAAAATCAGGCGATTGTTGCTACGACAGATTTCTTCATGCCAGTCGTAGATGATCCATTTGAGTTTGGTCGGATTGCTGCTACTAATGCAATTTCTGACATTTACGCAATGGGTGCTCAACCCCTCTTTGCGCTTGCCCTACTAGGCATGCCAATTCAAGTATTACCTCTAGAAGTGATCCAGCAAGTGACTGCTGGTGGCGAATCCGTATGCAATGATGCGGGCATCATGATTGCCGGTGGTCACTCGATTGATACGGTAGAGCCAATTTACGGTCTCGTCGCTATTGGAATAGTTGATCCAAAAAAATTGAAACGTAACAGTGGTGCTCAAGCAGGCGACAGCATCATCCTCAGCAAACCTTTGGGTGTAGGCATTCTTTCTGCAGCACTCAAGAAAGAAGTCCTCTCTGATGCAGGCTACAAAGAGATGATTGCCCTCACAACCAAGCTGAACAAGCCTGGTGTTGCACTCTCCCAGTTAGATGGCGTACACGCCTTAACCGATGTCACTGGCTTTGGCTTGGCTGGTCACTTGCTAGAGATGGCAAGAGGCTCTAATTTAATGGCACAGATCCATTGGGATGCTATTCCAGTTGTCCAGGAAGCAATAGAGCATGTCAAAGCAGATATCTTTACCGGTGCATCTACACGCAATTGGGCTGGCTACGGTAAAGAAATTCAGCTCGCTGGCAACCTAGAACTTTGGCAACAAAATGTCCTTACTGATCCCCAAACTAGTGGTGGTTTACTGATTTCTTGTGCACCAGAGCAAGAAGCGGAAGTCCTCTCAATCCTAAATTTAGGCGGCTTTGCTAGCGCTCAGAAAATCGGTCAGTTTGTAGCAGGCACAGGCTTATCTGTTAATTAA
- a CDS encoding PAS domain S-box protein produces MSVDLDFKTLVTQMGEAVIISDRDEKILFWNASAERIFGFTPDEALGKTLSIITPERFRERHSKGYFHTIQTGQTKYGHTLLRVPAVHKDGRSISIAFSVSMLFDEQKQAIAIAAIIRDETERFQEERQLKAKLAAYESSD; encoded by the coding sequence ATGTCAGTCGACTTAGATTTCAAAACGCTCGTCACACAGATGGGTGAAGCAGTCATCATTTCTGACCGAGATGAAAAAATCTTATTTTGGAACGCCTCTGCTGAGCGTATTTTCGGATTTACTCCAGACGAGGCTCTGGGTAAAACACTTAGCATCATCACGCCTGAGCGCTTCAGAGAGCGTCACTCGAAAGGCTACTTTCATACTATTCAGACTGGACAAACCAAGTACGGACATACTTTACTGAGAGTCCCTGCAGTTCATAAAGATGGACGCTCTATTTCAATTGCATTTTCAGTAAGTATGTTGTTTGATGAGCAAAAACAAGCTATTGCAATAGCGGCAATCATTCGAGATGAAACGGAACGGTTTCAGGAGGAGCGTCAGTTAAAGGCAAAGTTAGCAGCTTATGAGAGCAGTGACTAA
- a CDS encoding N-acyl homoserine lactonase family protein has translation MSRPIWEAYALRYATVQRRRIENFIVHDSHDAATNMDYFVWFLKSGNETILVDTGFNKEAAALRKRNYLRCPIHSLRESGIPLEDLKDVIITHAHYDHAGNTGLLKNTRFHIQEREMTYATGPEMRHAFCRHAYDPHDICELVYANFEDRVGFHDGAYELRPGIEVHWVGGHTRGLQIVRVHTKRGWIVLTSDAAHYLENFINRSPFPIVTDVSDMLRGYELIQSLAESDKHVIAGHDPLTMNLYKRVGREDLEIVSLVDPL, from the coding sequence ATGAGTAGACCAATTTGGGAGGCATATGCTCTCCGATATGCAACAGTTCAAAGACGTAGAATAGAAAACTTTATTGTTCATGATTCGCATGATGCAGCAACCAATATGGATTATTTTGTTTGGTTTTTAAAAAGTGGAAATGAGACTATTCTCGTAGATACTGGATTTAATAAAGAGGCTGCAGCCCTACGAAAGCGGAATTATTTGCGCTGTCCTATTCATTCTCTTAGGGAGTCTGGCATACCGTTAGAGGATCTCAAGGATGTCATTATCACGCATGCCCACTATGACCATGCAGGAAATACTGGACTTCTCAAGAACACGCGTTTTCATATTCAAGAGCGTGAAATGACTTACGCAACGGGGCCAGAAATGCGGCACGCTTTTTGCCGACATGCCTATGATCCTCATGATATTTGTGAGTTGGTTTATGCAAATTTTGAAGATCGCGTTGGCTTTCATGATGGGGCATATGAACTCCGCCCAGGCATTGAGGTGCACTGGGTTGGCGGCCATACTCGTGGCCTACAAATTGTCCGGGTTCACACTAAGAGAGGTTGGATTGTATTGACCTCTGATGCAGCCCATTACTTAGAAAACTTTATAAATCGCTCACCATTCCCAATAGTCACTGATGTAAGTGATATGTTGAGGGGTTATGAGCTTATTCAGTCATTAGCCGAATCTGATAAGCATGTAATTGCTGGACATGACCCTTTAACTATGAATTTATATAAGCGAGTGGGGCGCGAAGATTTGGAAATTGTTTCTTTGGTTGATCCTTTGTAG
- a CDS encoding alpha/beta fold hydrolase produces the protein MSPHLIQSTLEKCLNIPEVMADARYSEFQCVLEVVDAKGDIQQFDVLPSQTQLPLISLRASEATWEKIWSSNPPVGYQSIGALRRQVPDFTITGKDIQIAQSLPFLERLLEAFRNTLHPIESNHINWDGLENISGSYLKIGPKKDYWIYQEQTGTTDKPAILMLHTAGADSRQWHGLMCNKQLQAEWKMHAFDIPGHGRSPLPPGVANWNWRLTEADYLCWIIDYMDAANISKAIVMGCSMGSAIGLALIAKYPDRFIGGVLLEMPYRSPGRRSPYLNHPQVHGSRLAAAWVGSLLSPSSPKSRKDFATWIYSQGAPSIYDGDLAFYSDDFDARNHTGSVNTQKTPLWLLTGDYDYSATPADTLKVANEIPGANFTELKGFGHFPMVENPEGLIPYLLSPLNALKKLTTNQ, from the coding sequence ATGTCACCTCATTTAATACAATCCACCCTAGAAAAATGTCTCAATATTCCTGAGGTAATGGCTGATGCACGTTATTCGGAATTCCAGTGTGTTCTAGAGGTGGTAGATGCGAAGGGTGATATCCAACAATTTGATGTCCTACCATCGCAAACTCAGCTTCCTTTAATCAGCCTAAGAGCCAGTGAGGCTACCTGGGAAAAGATATGGTCCTCAAATCCGCCTGTTGGATATCAATCAATTGGTGCTCTACGAAGACAAGTCCCTGATTTCACGATAACAGGTAAAGATATCCAGATTGCCCAGTCCCTCCCTTTTTTAGAGCGCTTGCTTGAAGCATTTAGAAATACACTGCACCCAATAGAATCAAACCATATTAATTGGGATGGTCTAGAAAACATCTCAGGCTCATATTTAAAAATTGGCCCAAAAAAAGACTACTGGATATATCAAGAACAAACTGGCACAACTGACAAGCCCGCCATTCTCATGCTCCATACGGCCGGCGCAGATTCAAGGCAATGGCATGGTTTAATGTGCAACAAGCAACTACAGGCAGAATGGAAAATGCATGCGTTTGATATTCCAGGCCACGGTAGATCTCCGCTCCCACCAGGGGTAGCAAATTGGAACTGGCGACTGACTGAAGCAGACTACCTGTGCTGGATTATTGATTACATGGATGCCGCCAACATTAGTAAGGCGATTGTGATGGGTTGCTCAATGGGCTCAGCAATTGGACTTGCATTGATTGCAAAATACCCAGACAGATTTATCGGTGGCGTGCTACTCGAAATGCCCTACCGCTCGCCAGGCCGACGCTCCCCATACCTCAACCATCCTCAGGTACATGGATCTAGACTTGCCGCAGCATGGGTTGGATCCTTGCTAAGTCCAAGCAGCCCTAAATCTCGTAAAGATTTTGCGACTTGGATTTACTCACAAGGAGCTCCCAGCATCTACGACGGAGACCTCGCTTTTTACAGTGACGATTTTGATGCTCGCAATCACACGGGCTCCGTAAATACTCAAAAAACGCCGCTCTGGCTCTTAACTGGTGACTATGACTACTCTGCAACGCCAGCAGACACTTTAAAAGTGGCCAATGAAATACCCGGTGCAAACTTTACCGAGCTTAAAGGTTTCGGACACTTTCCCATGGTGGAGAACCCTGAAGGCTTAATACCTTACTTACTTTCACCTTTAAATGCGCTTAAGAAGCTAACTACGAACCAGTGA
- a CDS encoding glycine betaine ABC transporter substrate-binding protein, protein MEKTTVVGSKRFTESYVLGELVNQTLRDGGVQAIHRQGLGNTAIVIQALGTGQIDVYPEYTGTILREILKRSETQASLSELNVWVKPKGLKVAIPLGFNNTYALAMRAEQARTLGLQRISDIANLSTEQQATLRIALSPEFKTRSDGWSALVKSYGLTMKPGRVLEHGLAYDALARSDVDIVDAYSTDAAIAQKDLVLLEDDRKAFPRYDAVLLMRSDFDEKPLQSLEGKLDEVTMANLNGLAESGVSFEKVAQVFLNTSASEQQKPSQLSRFFKLLFGPDFFTALRDHVLLVAISSTMALFVGIPLGILAYRRPRYTTWILGVTGILQTIPSLALLTILIALLDQIGAVPAVLALFLYGLLPIVNATHISLREVPSNLKEAALALGCNEWQLLISIELPFARPVIMTGLASATVIGVGTCTLAALVGAGGFGDRIVAGLAVNDHALMLAGAIPAAVLALLAQIILTPKHKSNNI, encoded by the coding sequence ATGGAAAAAACTACTGTAGTTGGCTCCAAGCGCTTTACAGAAAGCTACGTACTTGGGGAGCTAGTTAATCAAACATTACGTGATGGTGGCGTACAAGCCATCCATCGGCAAGGCCTGGGCAATACTGCGATTGTCATTCAAGCACTGGGAACGGGTCAGATTGATGTTTACCCAGAATACACAGGCACCATACTGCGAGAAATACTAAAACGCTCAGAAACCCAAGCATCACTGAGTGAGCTCAATGTCTGGGTTAAGCCTAAGGGCTTAAAAGTAGCAATACCACTTGGTTTTAATAACACCTATGCGCTTGCCATGAGAGCAGAACAAGCAAGAACCTTGGGTCTTCAGCGTATTAGTGATATTGCAAACCTCAGCACTGAGCAGCAAGCCACTTTGCGAATCGCCTTATCTCCAGAATTTAAGACTCGGTCGGATGGCTGGTCTGCACTCGTGAAAAGTTATGGCTTAACAATGAAGCCTGGGAGAGTGCTAGAGCATGGCTTAGCCTATGATGCTCTCGCGCGAAGCGATGTCGACATTGTGGACGCCTACTCTACCGATGCTGCGATTGCGCAAAAGGATCTGGTTCTATTGGAAGACGATAGGAAGGCATTTCCACGCTATGATGCCGTCCTGTTAATGCGTTCTGATTTTGATGAAAAGCCCTTACAAAGCTTAGAGGGGAAATTAGATGAAGTCACCATGGCCAATCTCAATGGGCTGGCTGAGTCAGGCGTTAGTTTTGAAAAAGTTGCGCAGGTATTTTTAAACACCAGCGCAAGTGAACAACAAAAACCCTCTCAGCTCTCCCGATTTTTTAAGTTACTCTTTGGTCCAGATTTTTTTACTGCCCTACGTGATCATGTTCTGTTGGTAGCAATCTCCTCAACGATGGCCCTTTTTGTCGGAATTCCGCTAGGTATTCTGGCGTATCGACGACCTCGATATACGACTTGGATTTTAGGGGTCACTGGTATTTTGCAAACCATACCCTCGCTTGCACTGCTGACGATCTTGATTGCTCTACTAGATCAAATAGGAGCTGTGCCAGCAGTGTTAGCTTTATTTTTATATGGCTTGCTACCTATTGTGAATGCAACTCATATTAGTTTGAGAGAGGTGCCATCGAATCTCAAAGAAGCGGCGCTCGCTCTAGGTTGTAATGAATGGCAATTACTCATTTCGATCGAGCTTCCGTTTGCTCGGCCCGTCATCATGACGGGCTTGGCATCGGCAACCGTGATTGGGGTTGGTACCTGCACCCTAGCAGCGCTAGTAGGTGCGGGCGGATTTGGTGATCGCATCGTAGCTGGACTAGCCGTAAATGACCACGCACTCATGCTTGCTGGGGCTATACCAGCCGCTGTGCTGGCCTTGCTAGCTCAAATCATTCTGACACCTAAACACAAATCAAACAATATCTAG
- a CDS encoding SUMF1/EgtB/PvdO family nonheme iron enzyme, with the protein MFESFGDDYLLYAPHPPASTLAQWLEESNGITRQILSNVSVEDQIVPQLNILNPPLWELGHLTWFHEFWVHRDGQESRPSFMKNADYLFNSSEMAHQDRWSTPMPSLDSLLEYNHSVIERTQDLLRTPIDNKVAYFIQLAILHQDMHNEAFAYMWQTMGRSMPFAPFTSTSQFEAKAQTWIHFPKSTIQAGSEKGSGFIFDNEKWAHSIDLPAFDIASTPVTNGDYLEFLQSPGNLAQSTPVAPPPHWKKEGDVWLERIFSQWLPFNHESAARHINYLDAQRFCEHHQVRLPNEHELSLLMSQKQGAWQASHLWEWTSSTFAPFPGFSADPYVEYSQPWFDGSYQVLKGGSPFTPDRLKRVTFRNFYQGHRSDHFCGFRTCLL; encoded by the coding sequence ATGTTTGAATCTTTCGGCGACGACTACCTTCTTTATGCACCACATCCACCTGCGTCGACTTTGGCACAGTGGCTTGAGGAGAGTAATGGCATTACCCGTCAAATTCTGAGTAATGTTTCGGTAGAAGATCAGATAGTCCCTCAGCTCAATATTCTGAATCCTCCGTTGTGGGAGCTGGGTCACTTAACTTGGTTTCATGAATTCTGGGTTCATCGCGATGGTCAAGAGAGTAGGCCATCATTCATGAAAAACGCGGATTACTTGTTTAATTCTTCAGAGATGGCGCATCAAGATCGTTGGTCTACGCCAATGCCATCCTTAGATAGCCTACTGGAGTACAACCACAGCGTCATTGAAAGAACTCAAGACTTACTGCGCACACCAATTGACAATAAAGTGGCTTACTTTATCCAGCTAGCGATCCTGCACCAGGATATGCACAATGAGGCATTTGCCTATATGTGGCAGACCATGGGGCGCTCTATGCCTTTTGCGCCTTTTACTAGCACGAGTCAGTTTGAAGCTAAAGCACAAACCTGGATTCATTTTCCGAAATCAACGATACAAGCTGGCTCTGAGAAGGGCTCCGGCTTTATTTTTGATAATGAAAAGTGGGCGCACTCTATTGATCTCCCTGCATTTGATATTGCAAGTACACCGGTCACCAATGGCGACTATCTAGAGTTTTTGCAATCGCCAGGCAATCTTGCCCAGTCCACACCTGTAGCGCCACCCCCTCACTGGAAAAAGGAAGGGGATGTTTGGCTGGAGCGAATCTTTAGTCAATGGCTGCCCTTCAATCATGAATCGGCTGCTCGTCACATTAACTACTTAGATGCTCAGCGTTTTTGTGAACACCATCAAGTGCGCCTACCTAACGAACACGAGCTGAGCCTATTAATGTCGCAAAAACAGGGGGCTTGGCAAGCATCTCATTTATGGGAGTGGACTAGTAGCACTTTTGCACCTTTTCCAGGATTTAGCGCTGATCCTTATGTTGAGTATTCACAGCCCTGGTTTGATGGCAGCTATCAGGTACTGAAGGGTGGCAGTCCATTCACCCCCGATCGCCTGAAAAGAGTGACATTTCGTAACTTTTATCAAGGCCATAGAAGCGATCATTTTTGCGGCTTTCGTACGTGTTTACTCTAA
- a CDS encoding ABC transporter ATP-binding protein, translated as MSLLEIKNLKASYSEAPVLHGLNIKVEEGSFVSVIGANTAGKSTLLKAISGLMPIANGEILFANENLLRLAAHEIPSKGIAHVPEGRHVFPEMSVLENLLLGAYVHRQDASGIQRDLDKIFAMFPRLSQRQRQRAGTLSGGEQQMVAIGRALMSRPRLLLLDEPSHGLAPKIVQELHDALLAIHASGVTMLLIEQNTKLALSVTSYSFVLQSGSLAFEGPSSELFNDPRIREVYLGI; from the coding sequence TTGAGCCTGCTAGAAATTAAAAACTTAAAAGCGTCTTATTCTGAGGCCCCGGTTTTACACGGGCTCAATATTAAAGTTGAGGAAGGTAGTTTTGTCTCGGTTATTGGTGCCAATACTGCCGGCAAGAGCACCTTACTTAAAGCTATTTCTGGCTTGATGCCTATTGCTAACGGTGAAATCCTATTTGCCAATGAAAATTTGCTTAGATTGGCAGCTCATGAAATCCCTAGCAAAGGGATTGCACATGTCCCAGAGGGTCGCCATGTCTTTCCAGAAATGTCAGTTCTTGAAAACCTACTGCTGGGTGCTTATGTCCATCGACAAGATGCAAGCGGAATTCAGAGGGACTTAGACAAAATATTTGCCATGTTTCCAAGGCTTTCTCAAAGACAGCGTCAACGTGCAGGTACGCTTTCAGGCGGAGAGCAGCAAATGGTGGCGATTGGGCGGGCTTTAATGAGTAGGCCCCGCTTGCTACTGCTTGATGAGCCAAGTCATGGTCTTGCACCAAAGATTGTTCAGGAATTGCATGACGCATTACTAGCCATCCATGCATCTGGCGTGACCATGCTACTTATCGAACAAAATACCAAGCTTGCGCTATCTGTCACCAGCTATTCTTTTGTATTGCAATCTGGCTCACTTGCATTCGAGGGCCCCTCATCTGAATTATTCAATGATCCCCGCATTCGGGAAGTCTATCTTGGTATCTAA
- a CDS encoding ABC transporter ATP-binding protein: protein MRTKETNHILWTESLTRKFGGLTAVGNVNLSVKAGELLGLIGPNGAGKTTLFNLLMGLTKPTSGEVYLEGEKISGLKPHQICRLGMVKTFQNVALFPEMSVLENVLTGGLLRASVEEATSLAKDSLAKVGMLEIANKKAADLTFPEKALVEMARALCTRPKIVLLDEVMAALNETEMDHILKLIRTLRDKEGITFIVIEHHMRAIMNLCERIVVLSFGQVIAEGTPLEISADPEVISAYLGTDTTATAGGLH, encoded by the coding sequence ATGAGGACCAAAGAAACTAATCATATTCTTTGGACTGAGAGTCTCACCCGTAAGTTTGGTGGATTGACCGCTGTGGGCAATGTGAACTTATCAGTAAAGGCAGGTGAATTATTAGGCCTGATTGGGCCCAATGGTGCAGGCAAGACTACCTTATTCAACTTGCTCATGGGGCTCACTAAGCCCACATCAGGAGAGGTTTATTTGGAGGGGGAAAAAATCTCTGGACTGAAGCCGCACCAAATTTGTAGATTAGGCATGGTAAAAACTTTTCAAAATGTTGCCCTCTTTCCAGAGATGTCAGTTTTAGAAAATGTACTTACCGGAGGTTTACTAAGAGCCTCGGTTGAGGAAGCCACTTCACTAGCTAAAGATAGTCTAGCTAAAGTAGGCATGCTGGAGATTGCGAATAAGAAAGCGGCGGATCTCACTTTTCCAGAAAAGGCGCTAGTTGAAATGGCGCGTGCGCTTTGCACTAGACCCAAAATTGTTTTATTGGATGAGGTCATGGCAGCATTGAATGAAACAGAAATGGATCATATTCTTAAGCTAATTAGGACTCTCAGAGATAAAGAGGGCATTACTTTTATTGTGATTGAACATCACATGCGAGCCATCATGAATTTATGTGAACGTATTGTGGTTTTGAGTTTTGGGCAAGTTATTGCAGAAGGGACCCCCCTCGAAATTAGCGCAGACCCAGAGGTTATTAGCGCTTATCTTGGTACGGATACGACTGCAACTGCAGGGGGGCTACATTGA